A genomic stretch from Lathyrus oleraceus cultivar Zhongwan6 chromosome 2, CAAS_Psat_ZW6_1.0, whole genome shotgun sequence includes:
- the LOC127123629 gene encoding uncharacterized protein LOC127123629, with protein MCKPTDVTEDRVKLRLFMLSLIGRSKDWLLFLPSGTITWKEYEDKFLERFFTNTQFTERWAEIVNFEQQETKSLYDSWEIFKLLLRRCPNHNINNKEQIQNFIKGLKTQTHMLLDASAGGTTRSMTEPQVKDLIEKMCMNEYCSKIKRSVKIEIMGTPKGMLVVDTHTAILAKIKLLNKKLAENNLGKDNVSQVQALTCDFCGGEHANERCYLEGSGEEVQFTNFWKNNPYSNTYNPGWQDHPNFYWRNNQNSSANQGMQQGQQASFQRKPSQLEEIVQNFIKVTQISFDMVNKNHETMSRNHDAFIKKLEMQIVETSFGVITAKGKAEIVKEDVI; from the coding sequence ATGTGCAAACCAACAGATGTCACTGAAGACCGGGTTAAATTGAGGTTGTTTATGTTATCATTAATTGGAAGGTCTAAGGATTGGTTACTTTTCCTTCCAAGTGGAACAATCACTTGGAAGGAATATGAGGACAAATTCCTAGAAAGATTCTTCACTAATACTCAGTTTACCGAGCGCTGGGCAGAAATTGTAAATTTTGAGCAGCAGGAAACTAAGTCACTTTATGACTCATGGGAAATATTCAAACTTTTGTTACGTAGATGCCCAAATCACAATATAAATAATAAGGAGCAAATACAAAATTTCATTAAAGGTCTCAAGACTCAAACACATATGTTGTTGGATGCTTCTGCAGGAGGCACTACCCGATCAATGACTGAACCACAAGTGAAAGACCTTATTGAGAAGATGTGTATGAATGAGTATTGTTCAAAAATAAAAAGGTCGGTAAAAATCGAAATCATGGGCACGCCTAAAGGTATGTTAGTTGTTGATACCCATACTGCTATTTTAGCTAAGATTAAATTGTTAAATAAAAAGCTAGCTGAAAACAACCTAGGTAAAGATAACGTGAGTCAGGTACAAGCACTTACGTGTGATTTTTGTGGAGGAGAACATGCAAATGAAAGATGCTATTTGGAAGGGTCAGGTGAGGAAGTCCAATTTACTAATTTTTGGAAAAACAACCCGTATTCCAACACCTACAATCCGGGTTGGCAGGATCACCCAAATTTCTATTGGAGAAATAATCAAAATTCAAGTGCTAACCAAGGTATGCAACAAGGTCAACAAGCATCGTTTCAAAGGAAACCTTCACAGTTGGAAGAAATCGTGCAGAATTTCATTAAAGTCACTCAAATTAGCTTTGATATGGTAAATAAGAACCATGAAACAATGAGTAGAAACCATGATGCATTTATAAAAAAATTGGAGATGCAGATTG